CGCGATATCTCTGGATACCAGAAACTTCAGCATCTGTTCTTCAGGGTAAGCGGTACATACCGACAGCAGTTCTTCTTCGGATGCTCCTTTGCTGAGCCATAATTTTTCGGTTTCCGGAGTTAAAATAACCGGCATGGATTTACGGATATCCCTCACTAATGGATTGGCAGGGGTAGTGACGATACAAAAGGACTCGTACCTTTCTTTGGTTTCAGGATCTATCCAGGCAGACCATAATCCAGCCATTGCAAACACCTGACGGTCCTTCAATTGAAACCGGAAAGGGTATTTGTCTGCTCCAAACCTTTGCCAGATATAGAATGCATCAGCCAGAATCAGACATCTTTTGTTGGCGGTTACCAATTGTTTAAATACTGGTTTGACCATG
This region of Pedobacter steynii genomic DNA includes:
- a CDS encoding SOS response-associated peptidase; translation: MASSYSLAEGLSTLQQYYPYQLEGDYTPTYNIGIYMPGMVIAADQPQLIRKMHFSMVPFFFKERKSSMCDARSSQIMVKPVFKQLVTANKRCLILADAFYIWQRFGADKYPFRFQLKDRQVFAMAGLWSAWIDPETKERYESFCIVTTPANPLVRDIRKSMPVILTPETEKLWLSKGASEEELLSVCTAYPEEQMLKFLVSRDIADRNINDPSLIKPLNHVPA